In a single window of the Rhodamnia argentea isolate NSW1041297 chromosome 2, ASM2092103v1, whole genome shotgun sequence genome:
- the LOC115748890 gene encoding cytochrome P450 71D9-like: protein MDLKITFPVLFSFLLFIFMTLKIVRRKPNPKGLTTKLPPGPWKLPIIGNMHQLGGPLPHRTLSELAKKYGSLMHLKMGEVSTVVFSSPETAKEVLKTHDVIFASRPPILASSIISYDCTSITFAPYGEYWRQLRKICILELLSSKRVLSYRSIREDEMLNLARWIAARAGTTINLTEKIYSSQYGMTSRAAFGKKCKEQDRFIGMVKEAIKFAGGFGIADLFPSVKLLHIMSGMRPKIEKLHRESDRMLEDIIREHRTNRSENESGDQCEDGDEDLVDVLLKFQKQGDQELSLTTENIKAVILEIFSAGSETPATAADWIMSELVKNPKIMAKTQKEVRQVFGERGKADEAGVAELKYLKSVVKEGLRLHPPVPLLLPRECSQACEVHGYTIPVKTKGIINAWALGRDPKYWRDPEAFDPDRFCEDSSVDYKGNHLEYIPFGAGRRICPGMTFGLAQVELQIAMLLYNFDWALPGGMRNEDLDMTEAFAVTVKRKDDLCLIPTPYNC, encoded by the exons ATGGATCTTAAAATCACTTTCCCAGTTctgttctctttccttctcttcatcttcatgaCACTTAAGATTGTCAGGAGAAAACCAAACCCAAAAGGCTTAACCACGAAGCTCCCTCCAGGTCCATGGAAGCTACCCATCATAGGCAACATGCACCAGCTCGGCGGCCCACTTCCGCACCGGACGCTGAGTGAATTGGCTAAGAAGTATGGTTCATTGATGCACCTCAAGATGGGCGAGGTCTCGACGGTTGTGTTCTCATCGCCGGAGACTGCCAAGGAGGTCTTGAAGACCCATGATGTGATCTTTGCCTCTAGGCCTCCGATCCTTGCCTCCAGCATCATTTCCTATGATTGCACAAGCATCACGTTTGCACCCTATGGTGAATATTGGAGGCAACTGAGGAAAATCTGCATCCTGGAGCTCCTGAGTTCCAAGAGAGTGCTGTCATACCGGTCCATCCGGGAGGATGAGATGTTGAACCTGGCGAGATGGATTGCAGCCAGGGCTGGGACGACCATCAACCTTACTGAGAAGATCTACTCGTCCCAGTACGGCATGACGTCGAGGGCCGCGTTCGGGAAGAAGTGCAAGGAGCAGGACAGGTTCATCGGCATGGTGAAGGAGGCAATCAAGTTTGCGGGCGGGTTCGGGATTGCTGATCTTTTCCCCTCAGTGAAGCTCCTGCACATCATGAGCGGGATGAGGCCGAAAATCGAGAAGCTGCACCGGGAGTCTGACAGGATGCTGGAGGATATCATCAGGGAGCACAGGACGAATAGATCAGAGAATGAGAGTGGTGATCAGTGTGAAGATGGCGATGAAGATCTGGTGGATGTTCTACTGAAGTTCCAGAAGCAAGGTGATCAGGAATTGTCCCTGACCACTGAGAATATCAAAGCAGTGATCTTG GAAATATTCAGTGCAGGGAGTGAGACCCCAGCCACAGCAGCGGACTGGATCATGTCAGAGCTGGTCAAGAACCCAAAGATCATGGCCAAAACGCAAAAAGAGGTGAGGCAGGTCTTTGGGGAGAGAGGAAAAGCAGACGAAGCAGGAGTTGCAGAGCTCAAATACCTTAAATCAGTGGTCAAAGAAGGCCTCAGGCTTCACCCACCAGTCCCACTCCTCCTCCCAAGGGAATGCTCACAGGCCTGTGAAGTGCATGGTTACACAATACCAGTGAAGACCAAGGGCATCATCAACGCATGGGCTCTGGGAAGAGACCCGAAATACTGGAGAGACCCTGAGGCGTTTGACCCGGATAGGTTCTGTGAAGACTCTAGCGTGGATTATAAAGGGAACCACTTGGAGTACATACCGTTTGGTGCTGGGAGGAGGATTTGCCCAGGGATGACTTTTGGGCTAGCCCAAGTGGAGCTTCAGATTGCCATGCTCTTGTACAATTTTGACTGGGCACTCCCTGGTGGGATGAGGAATGAGGACCTGGACATGACTGAGGCTTTTGCTGTGACAGTGAAGAGGAAAGATGATCTCTGCTTGATTCCCACTCCTTATAATTGCTAA